In a single window of the Rhizoctonia solani chromosome 16, complete sequence genome:
- a CDS encoding ABC transporter transmembrane region has translation MDQLVLLETVSISSRAQRAAIWGYDLLILVVCTGVSFILLLLHAFVSTTSVKRLITKLCGREHLEDNVDSTPQQPVIQRAGFSPYLYSHIKEHGGATVLIWKVLRLLACLTLTGLTIGAIVSINKEHNAIGVKQYESERVNEAYLHSDVNVVNKAQGSKHKKYKRRERRFSTAEWIEISLYMFYTYTTILAILALTLAPRFRAVANVHLVVLLLIAFAVYTWRDLVPFATYNLHPADAVGGWLTWTRIGVLGFASVVVPLFIPRIYVPLDPKHPSDIPNPEQTASLISLALYTYLDPLIWTAYRAPKLEYEQLPPLADYDCASYLKQRSFNKLDPLKRTERRHFFWGLMSVFWKEHIAMAIMLVVYGLMEFAGPVGIRYLEEPSSPSLLRPWFWVYCYSSDPFSAPSFNWYVFLKMATIARATGMISQLLFEHSLRIRVVTQIADRSNGKTSRSASHIGTTTTTQSEERMDAEYLNSSEASEEDESESTVHAAEGSNTQTLIGSVGSTKGKENSDEASKEQNGNSNLVGKINNLMSSDMENVTNGSYFLMGAVIGMGFMVLSFPVTGILARLVNDVQTKRMRKTDERVQAISETLSIIRMVKLFGWEKKVLARVEERREIELEYYKKKQWIGQVGQDINHVLPLIVMALTFACHTLWFEKPLTASIVFASIAVFDIMRNQLQILSWQIPLSVQGKVSIDRIDEFLYQTELLDTYTKNMSDLVEADVLRQDAIGFNNATFEWSRQAPGTPAPSRRNFRLHIDQELLFHRGKINMVVGPTGCGKTSLHGLVGVSILRSDDLLAYTLILVSREMHFVPVHQTRGSLCRDKEASRMLPRKPGSKTNYTRQHSAWSEYDEVRYKKVISQCALERDLTLFEAGDQTEVGEKGMTLSGGQKARVSLARAIYSKADIIILDDVLSALDVHTSRWIVDHCFRGELVAGRTMIIVVAHFVVSLGPDGRIAEAEKDEELERKGEEVVDESNAVDKSEANAKKEMGS, from the exons ATGGACCAGCTCGTGCTCTTGGAGACCGTGTCAATCTCATCCCGGGCCCAGCGTGCGGCCATTTGGGGATATGACCTACTCATACTTGTTGTTTGCACTGGTGTTTCCTTCATCTTACTTCTGCTTCACGCGTTTGTATCAACAACTTCCGTCAAACGCTTAATCACAAAGCTTTGCGGCCGAGAACACCTCGAGGACAATGTCGACTCGACACCTCAGCAGCCTGTTATACAACGCGCTGGCTTTTCCCCTTACTTGTACTCTCATATTAAAGAACATGGCGGAGCTACTGTGCTCATATGGAAGGTTCTGAGACTACTGGCCTGCCTCACACTTACTGGCTTGACGATTGGTGCGATCGTGTCAATCAACAAGGAGCATAACGCAATTGGCGTAAAGCAATATGAATCCGAACGAGTCAATGAGGCATACTTGCACTCGGATGTGAACGTAGTGAACAAAGCGCAAGGAAGTAAACACAAGAAATACAAGAGGCGCGAGAGACGGTTCAGCACTGCCGAGTGGATCGAGATATCGCTATACATGTTCTAT ACATATACGACTATTCTGGCCATCCTTGCACTTACTCTCGCACCTCGCTTCCGTGCCGTCGCAAATGTCCATCTGGTTGTATTGCTTCTGATCGCGTTTGCTGTGTACACATGGCGAGATCTGGTGCCTTTCGCAACCTACAATCTACATCCTGCCGACGCTGTGGGAGGATGGCTGACATGGACTCGTATTGGTGTGCTTGGGTTTGCTTCGGTCGTGGTTCCATTGTTTATTCCGAGGATATATGTGCCCCTCGACCCCAAA CATCCTAGCGACATTCCCAATCCTGAACAGACCGCATCACTTATCTCCCTGGCGCTCTACACATACCTCGACCCTCTTATCTGGACTGCATACCGTGCGCCAAAGCTAGAATACGAGCAACTGCCACCACTGGCCGACTATGATTGCGCGTCATATCTGAAGCAGCGAAGCTTCAATAAATTGGACCCATTGAAGCGTACAGAACGACGACACTTCTTTTGGGGACTAATGTCAGTATTCTGGAAGGAGCATATCGCTATGGCCATCATGCTTGTTGTCTAT GGGTTAATGGAGTTTGCTGGCCCGGTGGGGATCAG ATACTTGGAAGAACCGTCGAGCCCGAGCCTGCTTCGGCCTTGGTTCTGGGTATATTGCTATTCCTCGGACCCGTTTTCAGCACCATCGTTTAATTGGTACGTATTCTTGAAG ATGGCCACAATTGCTCGAGCTACGGGGATGATTTCTCAACTGCTGTTTGAACACTCCCTCCGGATTCGAGTGGTGACCCAAATCGCCGATCGGTCGAATGGCAAAACGTCTAGGTCTGCGTCTCACATCGGCACAACCACAACTACTCAGAGCGAGGAGAGAATGGACGCCGAGTACCTCAATAGTTCTGAAGCAAGCGAAGAAGACGAGTCCGAGAGTACTGTTCACGCCGCTGAAGGGAGTAACACTCAGACTCTCATTGGGAGTGTAGGCTCTACTAAGGGGAAGGAAAATTCGGACGAAGCAAGTAAAGAACAGAATGGTAACTCGAACCTGGTCGGAAAGATCAACAACCTCATGTCCAGT GATATGGAAAACGTGACAAATGGCAGTTATTTCTT GATGGG TGCCGTGATAGGGATGGGTTTCATGGTCCTATCGTTCCCTGTTACCGGAATACTTGCAAGGTTGGTCAACGATGTCCAAACCAAGCGAATGAGAAAAACCGATGAACGCGTCCAGGCGATTTCAGAAA CTCTCAGCATCATACGAATGGTCAAACTTTTTGGCTGGGAGAAGAAGGTGCTTGCGCGTGTGGAGGAAAGGCGCGAGATAGAATTGGAGTACTACAAGAAGAAGCAGTGGATTGGACAAGTAGGCCAGGACATTAA TCATGTGCTCCCGTTAATTGTCATGGCACTCACATTTGCCTGCCATACGTTATGGTTCGAGAAACCATTAACCGCATCAATTGTATTCGCTTCTATCGCAGTCTTCGACATCATGCGTAACCAACTGCAAATACTATCCTGGCAAATCCCGCTTTCTGTTCAGGGCAAGGTTTCTATAGATCGTATCGACGAGTTCTTGTATCAG ACAGAGCTACTTGATACATACACCAAAAACATGTCAGACCTTGTCGAGGCTGATGTACTCAGGCAAGATGCGATTGGTTTCAACAACGCAACCTTCGAATGGTCTCGCCAAGCTCCTGGCACGCCCGCCCCTTCCAGACGCAACTTCAGGCTCCACATCGACCAAGAGCTGCTGTTCCACCGCGGCAAGATCAACATGGTCGTCGGCCCGACAGGATGCGGAAAGACCAGCTTGCATGGCCTTGTTGGGGTAAGCATACTGCGCAGCGATGATCTGTTAGCATACACACTCATTCTCGTATCCAGAGAGATGCACTTTGTGCCAGTGCACCAGACTCGTGGTTCTCTCTGCCGAGACAAGGAGGCATCGCGTATGCTGCCCAGGAAGCCTGGGTCCAAAACGAACTATACGA GACAACATTCTGCTTGGAGCGAGTACGACGAAGTGCGGTACAAGAAAG TGATATCGCAGTGTGCGCTGGAGAGGGACCTGACGCTGTTCGAGGCAGGCGACCAGACAGAAG TCGGTGAAAAGGGCATGACGCTGAGCGGAGGTCAGAAGGCTCGAGTGTCGCTTGCGCGCGCGATCTACTCGAAGGCGGACATCATCATACTCGATGACGTGCTCTCTGCGCTGGATGTGCACACGTCGCGGTGGATCGTGGACCACTGCTTCCGTGGGGAGCTTGTGGCAGGAAGGACGATGATCATAGTG GTTGCACACTTTGTGGTGTCACTTGGACCGGACGGGCGGATT GCGGAGGCAGAGAAAGACGAAGAGCTGGAAAGGAAAGGTGAAGAAGTAGTCGATGAGAGTAATGCTGTGGACAAGAGCGAAGCAAACGCGAAGAAAGAGATGGGAAGCTGA
- a CDS encoding ribonuclease P protein subunit p29: MHGRGNPQDRAILYGCESDDVAASWKTGIESKELAASPFSHLPILGYVTSGGFSLQLGRGHGIAVVGLKRLIEMSKICQGKFDGSMATSALVLLH, encoded by the exons ATGCATGGTCGTGGGAACCCTCAAGACCGGGCCATATTGTACGGTTGTGAAAGTGACGACGTTGCCGCTTCCTGGAAGACTGGCATCGAGTCCAAGGAG CTGGCCGCATCACCTTTCAGCCATCTTCCAATTCTTGGATATGTCACGTCGGGTGGATTCTCGCTTCAACTTGGTCGCGGGCATGGAATCGCTGTTGTTGGCCTGAAGCGTCTGATTGAAATGAGCAAAATATG TCAAGGCAAG TTTGATGGCTCGATGGCTACCAGTGCCCTGGTACTCTTGCATTGA
- a CDS encoding formamidopyrimidine-DNA glycosylase, which translates to MARALRSSGASGTTSTPAPPATNGTATRARALKRKRTGDDEHSPKPAPKRDETDSASPLTELAPSPAVKDEADDLEPPNEDEHAPNDDDNTPSGDGGAASTPPAPLPRSPTPGAFVDGCDQPPSADDAHKLLTVLEMFDTQSLLARHVPPAEISLRAMLKNSTHSIRSLKTAVTALAPTQAHPRARLSLEQTAQRSFCDLALGLLEEISQKQPPLKTVHPYSSCPQSEDDTKPIRYALQQTIYGADYYTSVLIVLSGQASLTAIIPAAPIPVSAVPKLDTYTRKPTSIQSLWYSSQGQTVSGITELSYGSRCSFAPTYDSSGATVTRSEVDTLVARRMKASKAFEMTDGAANQQAKVESIHPDLVPIPAIDPSLEPQSTSSLTPTSVPKIASVLDPTLDSELCSVLDTAFQELALEDSIRGLLQSNARAMTRLIDLQNERFQRWDLRKPDLKVLDVGEGEELELARCIEKTLGLLTSLRPRTILSSISSEPTSLIPSSSVLRALHRTLPSEPSPGYRGTLDPRREMSLSDNTTIKMANVPPPVPAPPNVGTPRQAVPPLAAAPARPTYSTPAAAGSSYYSQQPGYPQTPVGQYPQAQVQPQGAYPQGQYAGYQQQQQQQQQQPQQAQAQPPAGQAQYPYPYNYPTAQPGAYPQAGYTPAQPGAAAYPAPTPGQNPAYPAQPQPGAYPNPVQPTAYPSTGQTAYPTPGQAATYPTPAVTYPAQAAVTYPAPTPGTTNTPRVITNMIKPAAQGVWSPGQGYTPAPASAAPGGYNTGYNPAVGGVQPQYPGTPGTGAPYSPSPTSTYAATPVKPTVPLRSAIPPHVRSTPGTPASPSTYLPGTGGHTPCLLSELLRTPRGMGKERLAPLELTERHYEPDTRILESRVAGLVFTFDYHLRAHNSFCLLPLKMPELPEVERAAKLTRHVAVGRTIDKVETLEDTIVATKVEADGLWRRQAKEITGRKVLDVKGEEPTWYRRRNKDLSADVWPPPRFLKFIMHFSATDTQPSTQLAFIDARRLARIRLAHDPLKEHPISELGFDPILSMPELDEFKALVVKRTCPVKALLLDQSFSAGVGNWVADEILFQSRIHPEQRASTLSEAQLQEMYTQTKSVCEIAVAVNADSSQFPKDWLFKYRWGKGEKNKTEMILPNGEKAKLKWLTVGGRTSALVEQLQKMPEGGRDRTKKPHAGQDTDEGDKQPGTSKAAPTKVGKRKAAARSAKQANDSPVEDGDSSDLTSVEDEPEDKGAKRVRRTVVQVGGKSARKGSASGSHPTPSALARKQKADAARNIQVAAPPSLPSNSIDGLPAALDIERFAQSLANASSTSPPPSGQPRCTKSSGQVREKAKLEIDPVKRKKFLKLLKRKRRLQVIRDGRKASQNVNVKKHGSKPIYGMQSECMQDIWGYRLYTSGVRTCQTHFYEVGSWPSGLIGPATAFWRSEDTALKKAESVTRVLWIRMHPAVVQNVLSCLKIASSQIPENDRPEIVDLSGDINAFELVGPRTSQVIHGALKLASSGLKSNSSGKLANARSPGNFSPGIIAGLLYMTRLSTANSKVDETHPSAVTTLVPPDSRLARSEIWEQSVRDELRTPTYKKGQLDRRRSENLVPGTQLRPTNNDDKIPLLLSSIRFLVVKPILRQIMSARNHCTAGQSYYLLRGLCLSYRALLILELALWGLRKAHQRLETKSLHFQMIMLDAQRIRHGYKTSSNGTCNGNEPKGEARKL; encoded by the exons ATGGCGCGAGCACTTCGTTCGTCTGGCGCGTCTGGGACAACGTCTACGCCGGCACCACCCGCCACCAACGGCACTGCCACTCGTGCACGCGCTCTCAAACGCAAGCGCACCGGCGACGACGAGCACAGCCCGAAGCCTGCTCCTAAACGAGACGAGACCGACTCTGCAAGTCCCCTCACTGAGTTGGCCCCCTCCCCTGCCGTCAAGGACGAGGCCGACGACCTCGAACCACCAAACGAAGACGAGCACGCCCCAAATGACGACGACAACACACCTTCTGGCGACGGCGGCGCTGCTTCCacgcctccagcccccttgCCCCGCTCCCCCACCCCCGGCGCGTTTGTTGACGGATGCGACCAGCCCCCCTCTGCAGACGATGCACACAAACTACTCACTGTCCTCGAAAT GTTCGACACCCAGAGCCTGCTTGCGCGCCACGTCCCTCCGGCTGAAATTTCATTGCGTGCGATGCTCAAGAACTCTACACACTCGATTCGCTCACTTAAA ACAGCCGTAACCGCCCTCGCACCCACACAAGCCCATCCCCGGGCACGGCTTTCTCTCGAACAAACGGCCCAGCGCAGCTTCTGTGATCTAGCGCTTGGACTTCTTGAAGAAATTTCCCAAAAACAGCCGCCTCTAAAGACCGTGCATCCATATTCCAGTTGTCCTCAG TCCGAGGACGACACAAAACCCATCCGATATGCCTTGCAGCAGACTATCTATGGAGCCGACTACTACACTAGT GTTCTTATTGTTCTTTCAGGTCAAGCATCCCTCACTGCAATCATCCCGGCTGCTCCTATTCCTGTATCCGCCGTGCCCAAGCTCGACACATATACTCGCAAGCCCACCTCTATTCAGTCACTATGGTACAGTTCGCAAGGCCAAACTGTTTCGGGCATAACCGAACTCTCGTACGGTTCTCGCTGTAGCTTTGCTCCTACTTATGATAGCTCTGGCGCTACCGTGACTCGGTCCGAGGTAGATACTTTGGTGGCACGACGAATGAAGGCCTCAAAGGCCTTCG AAATGACAGACGGTGCCGCAAACCAGCAGGCTAAAGTGGAATCCATTCATCCAGACCTCGTGCCCATCCCGGCAATCGATCCCAGCCTGGAACCACAATCCACATCCTCTTTGACACCTACCTCGGTACCCAAAATTGCATCAGTGCTCGACCCCACCCTTGATTCGGAGTTGTGCAGTGTTCTTGATACTGCCTTCCAAGAGCTCGCACTTGAAGATTCAATACGGGGGCTGTTACAGTCAAATGCGCGTGCGATGACCCGACTTATTGACCTACAAAATGAGCGCTTCCAACGATGGGATCTCCGAAAGCCTGATCTCAAGGTGCTGGATGTAGGTGAAGGAGAGGAACTGGAATTAG CCCGGTGCATTGAGAAAACGTTGGGACTCTTGACTTCGCTTCGGCCACGCACAATCCTATCTTCTATCTCCTCAGAGCCGACCTCGCTCATTCCATCTTCATCGGTGCTTCGTGCATTGCACCGTACTCTCCCATCTGAGCCCTCGCCTGGCTATCGTGGCACCCTCGACCCACGACGCGAGATGTCATTGAGCGATAACACAACGATCAAGATGGCGAATGTCCCTCCCCCTGTTCCTGCCCCGCCAAATGTTGGGACGCCTCGCCAAGCTGTGCCTCCGCTTGCTGCAGCTCCTGCTCGACCTACGTACTCTACCCCTGCGGCAGCAGGGTCCTCGTATTACAGCCAACAACCAGGGTACCCCCAAACTCCAGTTGGACAGTACCCACAGGCACAAGTTCAGCCCCAGGGCGCGTATCCCCAAGGACAGTATGCTGGGTAtcaacaacagcagcaacaacaacaacagcaaccaCAGCAAG CACAGGCTCAACCCCCGGCCGGGCAGGCTCAGTATCCTTACCCGTATAACTACCCAACTGCACAACCTGGAGCTTATCCTCAGGCTGGATATACACCTGCTCAACCTGGAGCGGCTGCGTACCCTGCTCCGACGCCAGGGCAAAACCCTGCATATCCTGCTCAACCACAACCTGGCGCGTATCCAAATCCTGTTCAACCCACAGCTTACCCGTCTACAGGCCAGACCGCTTATCCCACGCCGGGTCAGGCTGCGACCTATCCAACTCCAGCAGTAACGTATCCCGCTCAGGCAGCCGTGACCTACCCTGCTCCCACACCTGGAACAACAAACACTCCTCGGGTGATCACGAATATGATCAAGCCTGCCGCACAAGGCGTCTGGTCTCCAGGCCAAGGATACACCCCTGCACCAGCAAGCGCAGCTCCTGGAGGATACAATACAGGGTACAATCCTGCGGTTGGAGGTGTGCAACCTCAATATCCGGGTACGCCTGGGACCGGTGCACCATATTCGCCTTCTCCTACTAGTACCTACGCTGCTACACCTGTAAAACCTACTGTTCCTCTCAGAAGTGCCATTCCGCCCCATGTGCGATCTACTCCGGGGACACCAGCTAGCCCGTCGACATATTTGCCAGGTACTGGTGGTCATACACCGTGCCTGCTGTCGGAGCTGCTCCGTACGCCCCGTGGAATGggcaaggaacgcctagcaCCCCTCGAGCTAACTGAGCGACAT TATGAGCCCGATACTCGGATTTTGGAGAGCCGTGTGGCGGGGCTGGTTTTCACCTTTGACTACCACCTTCGAGCGCACAACAGTTTCTGCCTTCTGCCACTTAAAATGCCCGAGTTACCTG AGGTTGAACGTGCAGCCAAGTTGACGCGTCATGTTGCGGTGGGCCGGACGATCGACAAGGTTGAAACGCTTGAAGATACAATTGT GGCAACGAAAGTTGAAGCTGATGGGTTGTGGCGGCGGCAGGCGAAAGAAATCACAGGACGAAAGGTCTTGGAT GTAAAGGGTGAAGAACCTACCTGGTATCGTCGTAGAAACAAGGACTTGTCAGCAGACGTATGGCCCCCACCTCGGTTCCTCAAG TTTATTATGCATTTTTCAGCCACTGATACCCAGCCTTCTACCCAACTTGCTTTTATTGACGCCCGTCGGCTAGCTCGTATTCGACTCGCGCACGATCCGCTCAAGGAGCATCCTATTTCCGAGCTAGGGTTTGACCCGATTCTATCTATGCCAGAACTTGACGAGTTCAAGGCTTTGGTTGTGAAACGAACCTGTCCTGTCAAGGCACTATTGTTAGACCAAAGTTTCAGTGCTGGGGTCGGGAACTGGGTCGCTG ATGAGATACTGTTTCAGTCACGAATTCATCCGGAGCAACGAGCGAGCACGTTATCAGAAGCACAGCTTCAAGAAATGTATACTCAAACCAAGTCAGTTTGTGAAATTGCTGTTGCCGTAAATGCGGATTCCTCCCAATTTCCGAAAGATTGGCTGTTCAAATATCGATGG GGGAAGGGAGAAAAGAACAAGACTGAAATGATACTG CCCAACGGCGAAAAGGCCAAGCTCAAGTGGTTAACTGTTGGTGGACGGACTTCAGCACTAGTTGAGCAACTACAGAAGATGCCGGAAGGAGGTCGGGATAGAACTAAAAAG CCTCATGCTGGACAAGACACCGACGAAGGAGATAAACAGCCTGGTACCTCAAAGGCCGCTCCGACCAAGGTTGGCAAACGAAAGGCTGCTGCTAGAAGTGCCAAACAAGCGAATGATTCACCTGTGGAAGATGGTGACTCGTCGGATTTAACATCCGTTGAAGATGAGCCTGAAGATAAAGGGGCCAAGCGGGTCCGTCGGACAGTGGTGCAAGTCGGAGGAAAATCCGCACGCAAGGGTTCG GCCTCTGGTAGTCACCCCACGCCAAGTGCACTTGCACGAAAGCAAAAGGCCGACGCAGCACGGAATATACAAGTAGCAGCCCCTCCGTCACTTCCAAGTAACA GCATTGATGGACTTCCGGCTGCTCTTGACATTGAGCGATTTGCTCAG AGTTTGGCAAACGCTTCCTCGACATCTCCGCCGCCGAGCGGCCAGCCACGATGTACGAAGAGTTCCGGTCAGGTTAGAGAGAAAGCGAAATTGGAG ATAGATCCAGTCAAACGTAAAAAGTTCCTTAAATTGCTCAAACGAAAGCGCCGCTTGCAAGTAATTCGGGACGGGCGGAAAGCTTCGCAAAACGTCAAC GTGAAAAAACATGGCTCGAAACCCATTTATGGCATGCAAAGCGAATGCATGCAAGATATCTGGGGTTACCGATTG TATACGTCAGGCGTCCGCACATGCCAAACTCATTTTTATGAGGTTGGGTCATGGCCTAGTGGTCTGATCGGGCCAGCTACGGCGTTCTGGAGATCAGAAGATACCGCTTTGAAGAAGGCCGAATCAGTAACCAGAGTTCTATGGATTCGCATGCACCCAGCCGTGGTGCAGAACGTGCTTTCATGCTTAAAAATTGCGTCAAGTCAAATACCCGAAAATGACCGACCCGAAATTGTCGATCTCTCAGGTGATATCAATGCGTTTGAACTTGTGGGACCGCGTACAAGTCAAGTCATACACGGCGCCCTGAAGCTTGCAAGCTCTGGCCTGAAGTCAAACAG TTCTGGCAAGCTCGCAAACGCCCGGTCACCAGGAAACTTTTCGCCTGGGATCATTGCTGGGTTACTGTACATGACCCGC TTATCCACCGCAAACTCTAAAGTGGATGAGACACATCCGTCAGCGGTGACTACTCTTGTCCCTCCTGATTCGAGGCTTGCTCGGTCAGAAATCTGGGAACAATCCGTTCGCGATGAACTTCGCACTCCTACATATAAGAAAGGACAGCTGGATCGGAGACGTTCAGAG AATCTAGTGCCGGGCACTCAGCTTCGACCAACGAACAACGATGACAAGATCCCACTTTTGCTATCCAGCATACGATTTCTTGTGGTCAAACCAATTCTACGACAAATCATGTCAGCTCGCAACCATTGCACGGCTGGACAATCATACTACCTCCTTCGTGGTCTATGCCTTTCTTATCGAGCCTTACTCATACTGGAACTCGCGTTGTGGGGTTTGCGCAAGGCACACCAACGCTTGGAAACCAAATCCCTTCACTTCCAGATGATTATGTTGGATGCTCAGCGTATACGACATGGCTACAAAACAAGCTCAAACGGAACGTGCAATGGGAACGAACCCAAAGGGGAAGCGCGTAAACTATGA
- a CDS encoding ABC transporter, protein MSDARSPLFSHFGTTLEGITSIRAYGVEELFKAEALKRIDKYTRSYRTFWSLNVDLYRMDVLGGLFSSGLAAYMVYHQASVDASDTGFSLSMAVAFSGGIIWWVRFLNEFQVQGNSLERIQDYINIEQEPESVPEKAPPAYWPASGHIVAENLTARYSKDGPAVLHSLSFEIKSGERVGVGTCYDGIPTHGVNLDALRSSITIIPQQPELMSGTVRQNLDPFDEYDDAVLNAALRSAGLDTVQSENDEGYIGLESGVSAGGGNFSLGQRQILALARAIVRRSKVLILDEATAAIDYNTDTVIQKSIRTELKDRTLIIVAHRLQTICDADKIIVLEAGKIVEFDSPAALLRKESGAFKSLVDESGDRDALYAMAKNRLC, encoded by the exons ATGTCCGACGCTCGTTCACCCTTGTTCAGTCATTTTGGAACTACGCTAGAAGGCATCACCTCAATCCGAGCATATGGGGTTGAGGAGTTGTTTAAGGCCGAAGCTCTGAAGAGGATTGACAAGTACACAAGGTCATACAGGACATTCTGGAGCCTAAAC GTGGATCTGTATCGGATGGATGTACTTGGTGGACTTTTTTCGTCCGGGCTGGCCGCATACATGGTATACCATCAGGCCTCTGTTGATGCCAGCGACACTGGCTTCTCCCTCAGCATGGCGGTTGCTTTCTCTGGTGGGATTATATGG TGGGTGCGTTTCCTCAACGAGTTCCAGGTCCAGGGCAACAGTCTCGAGCGTATCCAAGACTATATCAACATCGAACAGGAGCCCGAGTCAGTCCCAGAGAAGGCTCCTCCCGCATACTGGCCTGCATCCGGTCACATCGTCGCCGAGAACCTCACAGCGCGCTACTCCAAGGACGGTCCTGCAGTCCTCCACAGCCTGTCATTCGAGATCAAGTCTGGCGAGCGTGTCGGTGTC GGAACGTGCTACGA CGGGATCCCGACACACGGCGTGAACCTGGACGCACTGCGCTCGAGCATCACGATCATCCCTCAGCAGCCAGAGCTGATGAGCGGCACGGTCAGGCAGAACCTCGACCCGTTCGACGAGTACGACGACGCGGTGCTGAACGCTGCGCTGCGGTCTGCTGGGCTAGACACGGTTCAGTCGGAGAACGACGAAGGGTACATTGGACTGGAATCGGGAGTGAGTGCAGGAGGAGGGAACTTCTCGCTGGGACAGAGGCAGATACTTGCGCTTGCACGTGCGATCGTGAGGAGGAGCAAGGTGCTGATACTGGACGAAGCCACTGCGGCAATCG ACTACAACACGGATACAGTAATCCAGAAGTCGATTCGGACGGAGCTGAAGGACCGGACGCTGATCATTGTTGCACATCGGCTGCAGACAATCTGTGACGCAGATAAG ATAATAGTACTTGAGGCTGGGAAAATTGTTGAGTTTGACTCTCCGGCGGCACTACTACGGAAAGAGTCAGGGGCATTCAAATCGCTTGTCGACGAGAGTGGTGATAGAGATGCACTGTATGCCATGGCAAAGAACCGACTTTGTTGA